DNA from Archaeoglobus veneficus SNP6:
TCTGGCCTGAGCATCCTTCCCGCATTCTCCTTCCCTCCAGCCACATGCGAATGGATGTCGAAGCCACCGGGCATAACGAGTTTGTTGCTGACGTCGATTACCTTTGCTCCAAACCAGATTCTGTCAACTATTCTTCCATCTTTAATGTATATGTCCATTTTTTCTCCGTTTATTCCATTGATGGGGTCATAAACTATTCCGTTCTTTAAGACTAACTTCATTCTCCACCTCCTGGCTCATTCGGACGAGATTTCTGATTTCATCGTCGATGTCGGGCAGAGACTTCAGCTTCTCAACAAAATCGGTCACAACTTTCGCGAACTTCTCACCCTCGCTGGCAGAAATCCAGGTTAGGAGCAGCCTCTCCTTCCTGACACCGAACTGCTCCATCAGCGCCTGCAGCTTTTCCATCCTGCGCTTGGCCTTGTAATTTCCGGTCATGTAGTGGCAGTCGCCAAGGTGGCAGCCTGCAACGATTACACCATCTGCCCCACTCAGAAACGCCTTGATGACGAAGACGGGATCGACCCTTGCAGAACACATGACCCTGATAGCCTTCACATTTACGGGATACTTTAGCCTCGCAAGTCCTGCCGCATCCGCTCCAGCATAACTGCACCAGTTGCACAGGAATGCGAGAACTCTCGGCTTCTCATCATCGAAATCGAAGGCTTCGCTAACTTGGGCAAGTATCTGCACATCGGTGAAACAACCTATCTGCATAGCATTCGTGGGGCATGCAGCAGCACAGGCTCCGCAGCCGGTGCAGTTGGGCTTCACGTACGCCTTGCCCCATGCCATATCTATTGCATTAAAGTCGCACACCTCCTTACAGAGATTGCACCCGAAGCAAAGCTCTGGAATAACGTAGGCAGTGATGGGATCGATTTCGAGCTTTCTCTTCGCCATAAGGGCTGCAGCTCTGCTCGCAGCAGCACTTGCCTGCGCGACAGTCGATGGAATGTCCTTGGGCGAATGGGCACAGCCAGCAATGAATATGCCTGATATCGGAGCTTCGACTGGTCTGAGCTTGGCGTGAGCTTCCATAAGAAATCCGTCTTTATCTGCTGGAATTGCAAGCATCTGCCTTAGTTTATCATTTTCGGCTGGAATAATGGCTGGAGCGAGCACTACCATATCAAACTCGTATTCCAATGGTTTCCCGAGAAGCGTGTCTTCTGCAACTACCCTTAGCTTCCCATCCTCCTCATAAATCCTTGCTGGTCTCCCCCTCACGAAGTTAACCCCAGAATCCCTCGCTTTCCAGTAGAACTCTTCGTATCCCTTGCCAACGGCTCTTATATCCATGTAGAACACGTAAACTTCAGTTTCAGGGTTCTTCTCCTTGATCTGCATTGTGTGCTTCAGCGTGTACATGCAGCAAATTCCGGAACAGTATTTCTTCGCCCTCTCGCTTCTGCTGCCAACGCACTGGATGAATGCGATTCTTTTTGGCTCCTTCCCATCGGATAACCTTATAATCTTACCACCCGTAGGCCCGGCGGCGTTTACGAGCCTTTCGAACTCGAGGGAAGTAATCACATCTTTAAACCTTCCATAGCCGTATTCAGACAGCTTCTTCACGTCATAAAGCTCGTATCCCGTGGCGACTATTATTGTTCCAACATCAATCTCCACGATTTTGTCCTGCTGGAAGAAGTCGATGGCGCTTGCAGAACAAACATCGCTGCACATCCCGCAGCCGAGGCAATGCTCGGCATCGATCGTGTATTGCAACGGCACGGCCTGCGGAAATGGAATGTATATGGCTTTCCGGTTCGCGAGCCCCATCTCAAACTCGTTTGGAACTTCGACGGGGCATAGCGTTGCACATACACCACAGCCCGTACATGCATCGGTGACGAACCTTGCCTTCTTTCTTATTTTGACCTTGAAGTTTCCGACGTATCCGCTTACCTCCTCAACTTCGGAGTAAGTAAACACGTGAATGCGCTCGTGTCTCCACGCCTCAACCATCTTCGGGCCGAGGATGCAGATTGAGCAATCCATTGTCGGGAAGGTTTTGTCGAGCATTGCCATGTGACCGCCTATGCTTGGTTGTTTTTCAACAAGGTAAACTTCGAAACCCTGCTCAGCAAGATCAAGAGATGCCTGAATACCTGCAACACCTCCACCTATCACGAGAACCTTCGGCGTTATCTCTATCTGTATCTTCTCGAGGGGCTTGAGGTGTTTTGCCTTTGCAACAGCCATCCTCACAAGGGCCTTTGCCTTCTGCGTAGCTTCTCCTGCTGTGTGTACCCACGAGCACTGCTCTCTGATGTTTGCAACCTCGAGCATGTACGGGTTGATACCCGCCTCCTCTATCGTCTTCCTGAAGAGCTGTTCGTGCATTCTC
Protein-coding regions in this window:
- the hdrA2 gene encoding CoB-CoM heterodisulfide reductase HdrA2 — its product is MRIGVFVCHCGRNIAGVVDIDEVVSYASSLDNVVIAKDDRYLCSSSGQQEVANAIKEYNLDAVVIAACSPRMHEQLFRKTIEEAGINPYMLEVANIREQCSWVHTAGEATQKAKALVRMAVAKAKHLKPLEKIQIEITPKVLVIGGGVAGIQASLDLAEQGFEVYLVEKQPSIGGHMAMLDKTFPTMDCSICILGPKMVEAWRHERIHVFTYSEVEEVSGYVGNFKVKIRKKARFVTDACTGCGVCATLCPVEVPNEFEMGLANRKAIYIPFPQAVPLQYTIDAEHCLGCGMCSDVCSASAIDFFQQDKIVEIDVGTIIVATGYELYDVKKLSEYGYGRFKDVITSLEFERLVNAAGPTGGKIIRLSDGKEPKRIAFIQCVGSRSERAKKYCSGICCMYTLKHTMQIKEKNPETEVYVFYMDIRAVGKGYEEFYWKARDSGVNFVRGRPARIYEEDGKLRVVAEDTLLGKPLEYEFDMVVLAPAIIPAENDKLRQMLAIPADKDGFLMEAHAKLRPVEAPISGIFIAGCAHSPKDIPSTVAQASAAASRAAALMAKRKLEIDPITAYVIPELCFGCNLCKEVCDFNAIDMAWGKAYVKPNCTGCGACAAACPTNAMQIGCFTDVQILAQVSEAFDFDDEKPRVLAFLCNWCSYAGADAAGLARLKYPVNVKAIRVMCSARVDPVFVIKAFLSGADGVIVAGCHLGDCHYMTGNYKAKRRMEKLQALMEQFGVRKERLLLTWISASEGEKFAKVVTDFVEKLKSLPDIDDEIRNLVRMSQEVENEVSLKERNSL